In a genomic window of Nocardia fluminea:
- a CDS encoding DUF3558 domain-containing protein, which produces MVVAGLAVVGLVGCDSGESTSKGATTTAKPVLWNPCTEISDAALTEAGVDPATEEKGVAGVPQPGWEICGWQGSNYALTVYTTDKPVSYFEQKPGNVNFADVTIADRQGSQFRVQGDTRNLWCDVVFPSEQGVVQLAVGNSAIADGPLEDPCVYLQRAGAVLVPTFPK; this is translated from the coding sequence ATGGTGGTTGCCGGATTGGCGGTCGTCGGGCTGGTCGGGTGTGACTCGGGGGAGTCGACGTCGAAGGGGGCGACGACCACGGCCAAGCCGGTGCTGTGGAATCCGTGCACGGAGATCTCTGATGCCGCGTTGACGGAGGCGGGGGTGGATCCGGCTACGGAGGAGAAGGGTGTCGCGGGGGTTCCGCAGCCGGGGTGGGAGATCTGTGGATGGCAGGGTTCCAACTACGCATTGACCGTCTACACCACAGACAAGCCCGTCAGCTATTTCGAGCAGAAGCCGGGAAATGTCAACTTCGCCGATGTCACCATCGCTGATCGTCAGGGAAGTCAGTTCCGGGTGCAGGGTGATACTCGAAACCTATGGTGCGATGTCGTCTTCCCGTCCGAACAGGGTGTCGTTCAGCTCGCGGTTGGTAATTCTGCAATCGCCGACGGACCGTTGGAGGACCCTTGCGTATATCTCCAGCGCGCCGGTGCAGTACTAGTGCCGACGTTTCCGAAGTAG
- a CDS encoding maleylpyruvate isomerase family mycothiol-dependent enzyme, producing MDREQQWQVIEQQRRAVADLLDDLTPAEWESPSLCAGWRVRDVAAHLAMAPQPPGPAAMTWMGIRAGGRFHRMNHDVAVRYADRPDLAGEIRAHAASRRLPAVTNYRNIFFDVIIHAQDIARPLGRTVDVTPRAAAVAAQRVWTMGWPFWAKRHLRGLHLAADDIEWSTGAGTPVHGPILDLLLLMTGRSVAVANLRGPGLEALPHSLR from the coding sequence ATGGATCGCGAACAGCAGTGGCAAGTCATCGAACAGCAGCGTCGCGCCGTCGCCGACCTACTCGACGACCTCACCCCCGCCGAATGGGAGTCGCCGTCGCTGTGCGCGGGCTGGCGGGTGCGCGACGTCGCCGCGCACCTGGCGATGGCGCCACAGCCGCCCGGCCCGGCCGCGATGACGTGGATGGGAATCCGGGCAGGCGGCCGCTTCCACCGAATGAACCACGACGTCGCGGTGCGCTACGCCGATCGGCCCGACCTGGCCGGCGAGATCCGCGCGCACGCGGCCTCGCGCAGACTCCCCGCCGTGACCAACTACCGCAACATCTTCTTCGACGTGATCATCCACGCCCAGGACATCGCCCGCCCACTCGGTCGCACCGTCGACGTGACCCCGCGCGCGGCCGCCGTTGCCGCACAACGGGTGTGGACGATGGGCTGGCCCTTCTGGGCGAAACGTCACCTGCGCGGCCTGCACCTCGCCGCCGACGACATCGAATGGTCGACGGGCGCGGGCACTCCGGTACACGGCCCCATCCTCGACCTCCTGCTGCTGATGACCGGCAGATCGGTCGCCGTGGCGAACCTGCGCGGCCCCGGCCTCGAAGCGCTGCCGCACAGCCTGCGCTGA